A portion of the Glycine max cultivar Williams 82 chromosome 10, Glycine_max_v4.0, whole genome shotgun sequence genome contains these proteins:
- the LOC100799685 gene encoding benzyl alcohol O-benzoyltransferase → MDTSLVFTVRRREPELIAPAKPTPREVKLLSDIDDQDGLRFQIPVIQIYRHDPSMAGKDPVEVIRKALARTLVFYYPFAGRLREGRDRKLMVDCTGELGVLFIEADADVTLKHFGDALQPPFPCWEELLYDVPGSQGVLNTPLLLIQVTRLKCGGFILTLRLNHTMSDAAGLVQFMSALGEIARGRHEPSVPPVWRRELLNARDPPRVTCTHREYEQVPDTKGTIIPLDDMAHRSFFFGPSEVSAIRRLIPRADQCSSSNFEVLTACLWRCRTIALQPDKDEEVRILCIVNARAKFDPPLPSGYYGNAFAFPAAVTTAGKLCENPLGYAVELVRKAKADVTEEYMHSVANLMVAKGRPHFTVVRSYVVSDVTRAGFGNVEFGWGKAVYGGPAKGGVGAIPGVASFYIPFKNAKGEEGLVIPVCLPSEAMERFQKELNSVLNNHIVQPSIIVSSL, encoded by the exons ATGGACACATCATTGGTGTTTACCGTGAGGAGGCGTGAACCAGAGCTGATAGCTCCGGCGAAACCCACCCCTCGCGAAGTGAAGCTACTATCCGACATAGATGACCAAGATGGGTTACGGTTCCAAATTCCGGTGATACAGATCTATCGCCACGACCCATCCATGGCAGGGAAAGACCCTGTTGAGGTTATCAGAAAGGCTTTGGCCAGAACGCTTGTGTTCTACTATCCTTTTGCTGGTAGGCTCAGGGAAGGACGTGATCGGAAACTGATGGTGGATTGTACTGGGGAATTAGGTGTTTTGTTCATTGAGGCTGATGCAGATGTCACTCTTAAGCATTTTGGTGATGCTCTTCAACCTCCTTTCCCATGCTGGGAGGAACTCCTTTATGATGTTCCTGGTTCCCAAGGAGTTCTTAACACTCCCCTCCTGCTTATACAG GTAACGCGGCTCAAGTGCGGGGGTTTCATATTGACTCTCCGGCTGAACCACACGATGAGCGACGCAGCCGGTCTGGTCCAATTCATGAGCGCGCTGGGCGAAATAGCTCGCGGGAGGCACGAGCCATCGGTCCCACCAGTGTGGCGCAGAGAGCTCCTGAACGCGCGGGACCCACCAAGAGTCACGTGCACCCACCGCGAATACGAACAAGTCCCCGACACCAAAGGCACCATCATCCCCTTAGACGACATGGCCCATCGCTCTTTCTTCTTCGGCCCCAGCGAGGTGTCCGCCATCCGCCGCCTCATCCCACGCGCCGATCAATGCTCCTCCTCCAACTTCGAGGTTCTCACCGCATGCCTTTGGCGCTGCCGCACCATAGCGCTGCAGCCAGACAAAGACGAGGAGGTTCGCATCCTCTGCATAGTCAACGCGCGCGCCAAGTTTGACCCACCTTTACCAAGTGGTTACTACGGCAACGCTTTTGCGTTCCCCGCTGCGGTCACCACTGCAGGGAAGCTGTGCGAGAATCCTTTGGGATACGCTGTCGAGTTGGTGAGAAAAGCGAAAGCGGACGTGACTGAGGAATACATGCACTCGGTGGCGAATTTAATGGTGGCCAAGGGACGGCCTCACTTCACTGTTGTGAGATCCTATGTTGTGTCAGATGTGACTCGTGCTGGGTTTGGAAACGTTGAGTTTGGGTGGGGGAAGGCTGTTTATGGAGGACCCGCCAAGGGAGGGGTTGGAGCCATACCTGGTGTTGCTAGCTTTTACATACCTTTCAAGAATGCTAAAGGAGAGGAAGGGTTGGTTATACCGGTTTGTTTGCCGTCTGAGGCCATGGAGAGGTTTCAGAAGGAGTTGAACAGTGTGCTTAACAACCACATCGTCCAACCTAGCATCATTGtttcttccttgtag
- the LOC102662838 gene encoding uncharacterized protein, which produces MNNDNGEEVVVFENINYSDAFNTFQVFVTRDDVLHWVHSIVYDIRFVGVIMRSNTYTEKRGKTSYVLIGYERSGKYRTYKTNLVQTVTGSRKYECPFKLRAKPVLGVEGWMVKLIYESHNHALAKSFVGHPYVGRLTKDEKIIIGDMTKAIVKPKNILLILKEHNVTSCTTMKQVYNARYTYRSSIRDNNSEMQQLLKLLERNQIEYAYWALKRLV; this is translated from the exons ATGAATAATGACAATGGAGAGGAAGTTGttgtgtttgaaaatattaattattccgATGCCTTCAATACTTTTCAA GTGTTTGTTACCCGTGATGACGTTTTGCATTGGGTTCACTCTATTGTGTATGATATTCGTTTTGTGGGGGTGATAATGAGGTCAAACACATATACTGAAAAGAGAGGAAAGACCTcatatgttttaattggttatgaGAGGAGTGGAAAATATAGGACATACAAGACAAATTTAGTACAAACAGTTACTGGCAGTAGAAAATATGAGTGTCCCTTTAAGCTGCGAGCAAAACCAGTGTTAGGAGTTGAAGGgtggatggtgaagttaataTATGAGAGTCATAATCATGCATTGGCTAAGTCATtcgttggacatccatatgttggTCGACtgactaaggatgagaagattattattggtgatatgACAAAGGCAATTGTCAAACCAAAgaatattcttttaatattgAAGGAGCATAATGTCACCAGTTGTACAACAATGAAGCAagtatacaatgcaagatataCATATCGTTCTTCTATAAGAGACAATAATAGTGAAATGCAACAACTactgaagcttcttgaacgcaATCA GATTGAATATGCATATTGGGCCTTAAAGAGACTAGTGTAG
- the LOC100800409 gene encoding PKS-NRPS hybrid synthetase CHGG_01239 produces the protein MEDHVSNMYEVVNMPIDGAANKSDDCSDAFNTTEVFPSREAMLNWARDVAKENGFVLIILRSETSTTCTRSTRCNQRKTFVIMGCDRSGKYRGPYKNELSRKVSGTRKCECPFKLKGKALKKAEGWIVKVMCGCHNHDLEETLVGHPYAGRLSAEEKSLVDALTKSMMKPKDILLTLKDHNMGNVTTIKQIYNARQAYRSSKKGSEMQHLLKLLEHDRYVYWHRKVDDSDAIRDIFWTHPDAIKLLGAFNTVLVIDSTYKTTRYQLPLLEIVGVTSTELTFSAAFAFVESERAENFTWALKKLRGLIAKDDDMPQVIVTVGDIALMSAVQVVFPSSSNLLCRFHINQNVKAKCKSIVHLKEKQELMMDAWDVVVNSPNEGEYMQRLAFFENVCLDFPILCDYVKNTWLIPHKEKFVTAWTNQVMHLGNTATNRVEATHWRLKTLLQDSKEDMCSYWDAMKNIITLQHKEIEASFEKSINVVEHRHNTPFYIKLVGFVSRSALSHIIDEYDRVKTAGIDSSICGCIVRTTHGLPCACELARYNTMCHPIPLEAIHVHWRKLKFSDHVSNDEGTELSLQPEIGALYNRFQELDYAGKIILMAKLHEIAFPVKISKCPPLEEVGTKHALEGPRLKSDGSTKFDPSYWEHVHALHPTHDITKSLPSSQKPVHESKRRRVLPMMDQFPVEIHPFIEDIIDVKGDSNCGYRAVAAQLGMGEESWALVRQDLIRELQQWQDNYAKLFGSNDRVAELRQSLYVGKQASVASWMTIPDMGYVIASRYNVVLVTLSLQECMTFFPLRGRPPLSQSSYRLISIGFVHKCHFVQVVLKADSVLPPTALQWSRYCNAESRSWETSYVSRMQQFRSLFPQKEIGYVDIIED, from the exons ATGGAAGACCATGTTAGTAATATGTATGAGGTGGTGAATATGCCAATTGATGGGGCAGCAAATAAGTCTGATGATTGTAGTGATGCATTCAACACTACAGAG gtCTTTCCTTCCCGAGAAGCTATGTTGAATTGGGCTCGAGATGTTGCAAAAGAGAATGGATTTGTTCTTATTATTTTGAGATCAGAGACATCTACAACTTGTACTAGATCTACAAGATGTAATCAAAGAAAGACATTTGTAATTATGGGCTGTGATAGAAGTGGAAAATATAGAGGACCATACAAGAATGAATTATCCCGGAAGGTGAGTGGTACTAGAAAATGTGAGTGTCCcttcaagctaaagggaaaagCTTTGAAAAAGGCTGAAGGATGGATTGTTAAGGTAATGTGTGGTTGTCACAACCATGACTTAGAGGAAACATTAGTGGGTCATCCATATGCTGGTCGGTTGAGTGCTGAAGAGAAGTCTTTGGTCGATGCTTTGACAAAGAGCATGATGAAGCCAAAAGACATTCTATTGACATTGAAAGATCATAACATGGGTAACGTCACTACTATCAAGCAGATTTACAATGCACGACAGGCTTATCGATCCTCTAAAAAGGGTTCAGAAATGCAGCACCTGTTGAAATTATTGGAACATGATCGATATGTGTATTGGCACAGAAAAGTGGATGATTCCGATGCTATTAGAGACATATTCTGGACACATCCAGACGCCATTAAACTTCTGGGTGCTTTCAACACTGTATTGGTCATTGATAGTACTTATAAAACCACTAGGTATCAGTTACCACTACTTGAGATCGTTGGAGTTACTTCAACCGAGTTAACATTCTCTGCTGCATTTGCTTTTGTGGAGTCTGAGCGAGCTGAAAATTTTACTTGGgcactaaaaaaattaagaggatTGATTGCCAAAGATGATGACATGCCCCAAGTGATTGTGACTGTTGGAGACATTGCTCTGATGAGTGCAGTGCAGGTGGTCTTTCCAAGCTCTTCTAATTTGTTATGTCGTTTTCATATCAACCAGAATGTGAAGGCTAAATGCAAGTCGATAGTTCATTTGAAGGAGAAACAAGAACTGATGATGGATGCATGGGATGTTGTCGTGAATTCTCCTAATGAGGGTGAATATATGCAGCGTCTGgcattttttgaaaatgtttgCTTAGATTTTCCTATTTTATGTGATTATGTGAAAAATACATGGCTGATtccacacaaggaaaaatttgtcaCTGCATGGACAAATCAGGTGATGCATTTGGGTAACACAGCAACCAATAG GGTTGAGGCGACACATTGGAGATTGAAGACTTTGCTTCAAGATAGCAAGGAGGATATGTGTAGTTATTGGGATGCTATGAAGAACATCATTACATTGCAACACAAAGAGATTGAGGCGTCATTCGAGAAAAGCATAAATGTAGTGGAACACCGGCATAATACTCCATTTTACATCAAATTGGTGGGATTTGTATCAAGGAGTGCATTAAGTCATATAATTGATGAGTATGATCGAGTTAAGACTGCTGGTATTGATAGTTCTATCTGTGGGTGCATAGTTAGAACCACACATGGTCTACCTTGTGCATGTGAACTTGCTAGGTACAATACGATGTGTCACCCAATTCCCTTGGAGGCGATTCATGTTCATTGGAGGAAATTAAAGTTTAGTGACCACGTATCAAATGATGAGGGGACTGAGTTATCATTGCAACCTGAAATTGGTGCTTTGTACAACCGATTTCAGGAACTTGATTATGCTGGGAAAATTATACTAATGGCTAAATTGCATGAAATAGCATTTCCTGTTAAAATTTCCAAGTGTCCACCTCTTGAAGAGGTAGGGACAAAGCATGCTCTAGAGGGTCCACGGTTGAAAAGTGATGGATCAACTAAATTTGATCCTTCGTATTGGGAGCATGTTCATGCATTGCACCCTACCCATGATATCACAAAATCTCTCCCTTCATCTCAGAAACCAGTCCATGAGTCTAAACGCAGGAGAGTTCTGCCAATGATGGACCAATTTCCGGTTGAGATCCATCCATTTATTGAAGACATTATTGATGTGAAAGGAGATTCAAATTGTGGTTATCGTGCTGTTGCAGCTCAACTTGGTATGGGTGAGGAATCGTGGGCTCTAGTCCGTCAGGATTTAATTAGAGAGCTTCAACAGTGGCAAGATAATTATGCCAAACTCTTTGGTAGCAATGACCGAGTGGCTGAATTGAGGCAATCTTTGTATGTTGGCAAGCAGGCATCTGTTGCTAGTTGGATGACCATACCAGATATGGGCTATGTAATTGCCTCAAGATATAACGTGGTCCTGGTCACTTTATCCTTACAAGAGTGCATGACTTTTTTCCCTCTTAGAGGACGACCACCACTATCTCAGTCAAGTTACCGTCTTATTTCCATTGGGTTTGTGCATAAATGTCACTTTGTACAG GTTGTTTTGAAGGCTGACTCAGTGTTACCTCCCACCGCTTTGCAGTGGTCAAGATATTGTAATGCTGAATCTCGTTCTTGGGAAACTTCATATGTTAGTCGTATGCAACAATTTAGGTCATTGTTTCCACAAAAAGAAATAGGTTATGTAGACATTATTGAGGATTAA